One Halalkalicoccus sp. NIPERK01 genomic region harbors:
- a CDS encoding luciferase family protein — MTTTTSRTATNRKRIVETVAAWPGVETGPHRFDATEFTIDGREIGHIHGGRVLDVNFPRRMKDRLIADGRVHHHRFAGGGWTTYHVGSPDDVEHAVRLLRLSYLYTLLTMRRKPVGRAILAELDLDAELDGLEPDPEIRAMFDRMRP; from the coding sequence ATGACAACAACCACCAGTCGAACGGCCACGAACCGCAAGCGAATCGTCGAGACCGTCGCCGCGTGGCCCGGCGTCGAGACCGGTCCCCACCGATTCGACGCGACGGAGTTCACCATCGACGGCCGGGAGATCGGTCACATCCACGGCGGGCGGGTGCTCGACGTCAACTTCCCCAGGCGGATGAAAGACCGTCTGATCGCGGACGGGCGGGTCCACCACCACCGCTTCGCGGGCGGCGGCTGGACAACCTACCACGTCGGCTCTCCGGACGACGTCGAACACGCCGTCCGGTTGCTTCGCCTCTCGTATCTCTACACCCTCCTGACGATGCGGCGAAAACCCGTCGGACGGGCGATCCTCGCGGAACTCGACCTCGATGCGGAGCTAGACGGACTGGAACCCGATCCCGAGATCCGGGCGATGTTCGACCGAATGCGGCCGTAA
- a CDS encoding NADPH-dependent FMN reductase: MADAPHVVAIPGSLREASHTRDALREAIRGVEGAGGTGELLDPREYDLPLLNTDDDPAEGVDAFTAAVREADAVLLGTPMYHGSYSGVLKNALDHCGFDEFENKTVGLLAVSGGAFPITALEHLRSVCRALNAWVLPHQAAVPRAHGAFEDGEFVDEKAAERVRVLGRRTVQYANIEPDPACFESEQNVGAKGTGD; encoded by the coding sequence ATGGCAGACGCACCACACGTCGTGGCGATCCCCGGCAGCCTCCGCGAGGCCAGCCACACCAGAGACGCGCTCCGCGAGGCGATCCGCGGGGTCGAGGGTGCCGGCGGAACTGGCGAACTCCTCGATCCGCGCGAGTACGACCTCCCGCTGTTGAACACCGACGACGACCCCGCCGAGGGCGTCGACGCCTTCACGGCGGCCGTCCGGGAGGCCGACGCCGTCCTGCTCGGGACGCCGATGTACCACGGCTCGTACTCGGGGGTGTTGAAGAACGCGCTGGATCACTGCGGGTTCGACGAGTTCGAGAACAAGACCGTGGGACTGCTCGCCGTCTCCGGTGGTGCCTTCCCGATCACGGCGCTCGAACACCTGCGGTCGGTCTGTCGGGCGCTCAACGCGTGGGTGTTGCCCCACCAGGCGGCGGTTCCCCGCGCACACGGCGCCTTCGAGGACGGCGAGTTCGTCGACGAGAAGGCGGCCGAACGGGTCCGCGTGCTCGGCCGGCGAACCGTCCAGTACGCGAACATCGAACCCGACCCGGCGTGTTTCGAGAGCGAGCAGAACGTCGGCGCGAAGGGAACGGGCGACTGA
- the glyA gene encoding serine hydroxymethyltransferase, whose translation MHYETVREVDPETADALEGEVERQREGLQMIASENHVSKAVLEAQSSALTNKYAEGYPGKRYYAGCEHADTVEELAIERAKQLWGAEHVNVQPHSGSQANMGVYLAVLEPGDKILSLDLTHGGHLSHGHPANFAGQLFEVEQYEVDPETGYIDYEDLAEQAAEFEPDMIVSGYSAYPREVEWERVQAAADDVGAYHMADIAHITGLVAAGVHASPVGIADFVTGSTHKTIRAGRGGIIMCEEEYASDVDSAVFPGAQGGPLMHNIAGKAVGFKEALEPEFEEYARQVVENAETLGETLQEHGFSLVSGGTDTHLVLVDLRDSHPETTGGDAEEALEDAGIVLNANTVPGETRSAFNPSGIRAGTPAITTRGFESEEMQAVGDAIARVVDGYDDETVRNEVREEVRALCQSHPLYE comes from the coding sequence ATGCACTACGAGACCGTCCGCGAGGTCGACCCCGAGACCGCAGATGCGCTCGAAGGCGAAGTCGAACGCCAGCGCGAGGGGCTCCAGATGATCGCGAGCGAGAACCACGTCTCGAAGGCGGTACTCGAGGCCCAGAGCAGTGCGCTGACCAACAAGTACGCGGAGGGGTATCCCGGCAAGCGCTACTACGCCGGCTGTGAGCACGCCGACACCGTCGAGGAACTCGCGATCGAACGCGCGAAGCAACTCTGGGGCGCCGAGCACGTCAACGTCCAGCCCCACAGCGGTTCGCAGGCGAACATGGGCGTCTACCTCGCCGTCCTCGAGCCGGGCGATAAGATCCTCTCGCTGGACCTGACCCACGGCGGGCACCTCTCGCACGGCCATCCCGCGAACTTCGCCGGCCAACTGTTCGAGGTCGAGCAGTACGAGGTCGACCCCGAGACGGGCTACATCGACTACGAGGACCTCGCGGAGCAGGCGGCGGAGTTCGAACCGGACATGATCGTCTCGGGCTACTCGGCGTACCCCCGCGAGGTCGAGTGGGAGCGCGTCCAAGCGGCGGCCGACGACGTGGGCGCCTACCACATGGCCGACATCGCCCACATCACCGGCCTCGTCGCGGCGGGCGTCCACGCCTCGCCGGTGGGGATCGCCGACTTCGTCACCGGTTCGACGCACAAGACCATCCGGGCGGGTCGCGGCGGGATCATCATGTGCGAGGAGGAGTACGCGAGCGACGTGGACTCGGCCGTCTTCCCCGGTGCGCAGGGCGGACCGCTGATGCACAACATCGCGGGCAAGGCCGTCGGATTCAAGGAGGCGCTCGAACCCGAGTTCGAGGAGTACGCACGGCAGGTCGTCGAGAACGCCGAGACCCTCGGGGAGACGCTGCAGGAACACGGGTTCTCGCTCGTCTCGGGCGGAACCGACACCCACCTCGTGCTCGTCGATCTCAGGGACTCGCATCCCGAGACGACGGGCGGCGACGCAGAAGAGGCGCTGGAGGACGCGGGCATCGTCCTGAACGCCAACACCGTCCCCGGCGAGACGCGAAGCGCGTTCAACCCCAGCGGCATCCGCGCGGGAACGCCCGCGATCACGACCCGCGGGTTCGAGAGCGAGGAGATGCAGGCGGTTGGCGACGCCATCGCCCGGGTCGTCGACGGGTACGACGACGAGACGGTCAGGAACGAGGTCAGAGAGGAGGTCCGCGCGCTCTGTCAGTCCCACCCGCTGTACGAGTAA
- a CDS encoding Na+/H+ antiporter NhaC family protein, producing MSESRDPEVMSGFGGEEGDGPRIEFYGGRGMSAFPIAFFIVWAIAQTALWRISDEGGLIAGMLIGLIAGMFFVKGNWTSYANTIFEGMTQPVAVTAIVAWIWAGMFAETLQVGGFVDGLVWLANAAGVGAALFPAATFVLAALLATGIGTGYGTTVAFVVLFFPAGVLLGANPVLMFGAILSGAIFGDNLAPVSDTTIVSAVTQDSDIGGVVASRFKYAIIAAALAFAGYVLASSFMPGVEIAGDAQEILVAESEPIGLVHLLSMAAVIGTAIAGRHIVEAISWGIVVAVGANLLLGLTPVSAIVSFNAPPDAPLAQPLAFLPFLDVVQDPDAVGVGGSIIDGASGFFALSILVLLIIAAAQIMIRGGAFQAILDWSLENVATNVRNAELTMVGSAALINAIITINTAAEVAIGPYISKIGERFNLNGYRRANILDAQTAALGYIFPWSGGVLVGYTSMQDLPDQYEWFDQSLIVNPVEVVPFVFHGWLLVAVFVVAAITGFGREYLIDRESQEVARV from the coding sequence ATGAGCGAATCACGTGACCCGGAGGTAATGAGCGGGTTCGGCGGCGAGGAGGGGGACGGCCCCCGCATCGAGTTCTACGGGGGGCGGGGGATGAGCGCGTTTCCGATCGCCTTTTTCATCGTCTGGGCGATCGCCCAGACCGCCCTCTGGCGGATCTCCGACGAGGGCGGCCTGATCGCGGGGATGTTGATCGGCCTGATCGCGGGGATGTTCTTCGTCAAGGGCAACTGGACGTCGTACGCGAACACGATCTTCGAGGGGATGACCCAGCCCGTGGCGGTGACGGCGATCGTCGCGTGGATCTGGGCGGGGATGTTCGCCGAGACGCTGCAGGTCGGCGGGTTCGTCGACGGGCTGGTCTGGCTCGCGAACGCCGCGGGCGTCGGCGCGGCGCTGTTTCCCGCCGCGACGTTCGTCCTCGCAGCCCTTCTCGCGACGGGTATCGGCACCGGCTACGGGACGACCGTCGCGTTCGTCGTCCTCTTTTTCCCGGCGGGCGTCCTGCTCGGGGCGAACCCCGTGTTGATGTTCGGGGCGATCCTCTCGGGAGCGATCTTCGGCGACAACCTCGCGCCCGTCAGCGACACCACGATCGTCAGCGCGGTCACGCAGGACTCCGACATCGGGGGCGTGGTCGCCTCGCGGTTCAAGTACGCCATCATCGCCGCGGCCCTCGCCTTCGCGGGGTACGTGCTCGCGAGTTCGTTCATGCCCGGTGTCGAGATCGCGGGCGACGCCCAGGAGATCCTCGTCGCCGAGAGCGAACCCATCGGGCTGGTCCACCTCCTCTCGATGGCCGCGGTGATCGGGACGGCGATCGCCGGCCGCCACATCGTCGAGGCGATCTCGTGGGGGATCGTCGTCGCGGTCGGGGCGAACCTGCTGTTGGGACTCACGCCGGTCAGCGCCATCGTCTCCTTTAACGCGCCGCCCGACGCACCGCTGGCCCAACCGCTCGCCTTTCTCCCGTTCCTCGACGTCGTTCAGGACCCCGACGCCGTCGGCGTCGGCGGGAGCATCATCGACGGGGCCTCCGGCTTCTTCGCGCTGTCGATCCTCGTCCTCCTCATCATCGCCGCCGCCCAGATCATGATTCGGGGCGGCGCGTTCCAGGCGATCCTCGACTGGTCGCTCGAGAACGTGGCGACCAACGTCCGGAACGCCGAACTCACGATGGTCGGCTCCGCGGCGCTGATCAACGCGATCATCACCATCAACACCGCCGCCGAGGTCGCCATCGGCCCGTACATCTCGAAGATCGGCGAGCGGTTCAACCTGAACGGCTATCGCCGGGCGAACATCCTCGACGCCCAGACCGCTGCCCTCGGATACATCTTCCCGTGGTCGGGCGGCGTGCTCGTCGGCTACACGTCGATGCAGGACCTCCCCGACCAGTACGAGTGGTTCGACCAGTCCCTCATCGTCAACCCCGTCGAGGTCGTCCCGTTCGTCTTCCACGGCTGGCTGCTGGTCGCGGTGTTCGTCGTCGCAGCGATCACCGGCTTCGGGCGGGAGTACCTGATCGACCGTGAAAGCCAGGAGGTGGCGCGGGTATGA
- a CDS encoding YIP1 family protein, whose product MTQWIADPRGGRERGARGTARAWIEVLVRPRRFYRVGVAPGDQAPGLLFAVGVVAVASALRLALAGETVVGTPYPTFGGQRGLSVALVFAVIVTLVAPLVLHLAAALQTLLLIPFAPDRGGVSETVQVIGYAVAPCVLVGIPAPPVQAFAAGYGAVLFTIGIGEVHSVSMPRAVALCALPAAAVFGIGFGGFDAAETAFLAAAVG is encoded by the coding sequence GTGACACAGTGGATCGCCGATCCGAGGGGCGGGCGCGAGCGCGGAGCGCGCGGGACAGCGCGCGCGTGGATCGAGGTGCTCGTGCGCCCCCGGCGGTTCTACCGGGTCGGCGTCGCGCCCGGCGATCAGGCGCCCGGCCTGCTCTTCGCCGTGGGCGTCGTCGCGGTCGCCTCCGCGCTGCGACTGGCGCTCGCGGGCGAGACGGTCGTCGGCACCCCCTATCCGACGTTCGGCGGCCAGCGTGGTCTCTCGGTCGCGCTCGTCTTCGCGGTGATCGTGACGCTCGTCGCCCCGCTGGTGCTCCATCTCGCCGCGGCGCTCCAGACGCTCCTGCTCATCCCGTTCGCCCCCGACCGCGGGGGGGTCAGCGAGACCGTCCAGGTGATCGGCTACGCGGTGGCGCCCTGCGTCCTCGTCGGGATTCCCGCTCCCCCGGTACAGGCGTTCGCCGCCGGGTACGGGGCCGTCCTGTTCACGATCGGTATCGGCGAGGTCCACTCGGTATCGATGCCGCGCGCGGTGGCGCTGTGTGCGCTCCCGGCGGCGGCCGTGTTCGGGATCGGGTTCGGCGGGTTCGACGCCGCGGAGACCGCGTTTCTGGCCGCGGCGGTCGGGTAG
- a CDS encoding DUF6789 family protein — protein MTLPGTDGNGDGDGPSSESEAIESAQSTPVYVARSLFRAVQGGMFATVVMTAFRLPILRSLPPSANFWAKYVGDGHPEEYTGMGIVLHFLYGITFGALFGLLYPRVNLPGSATETEGVVWGTLFGLALSAFGERVMLNWLLDMELDADAETVFHASHAVYGIALGTWVGSRIDPTRSYEEYEHSQ, from the coding sequence ATGACGCTACCAGGTACGGACGGAAACGGGGACGGAGATGGGCCGTCCTCCGAGAGCGAGGCGATCGAGTCGGCCCAGTCGACGCCCGTCTACGTCGCCCGGTCGCTGTTCCGGGCGGTCCAGGGTGGGATGTTCGCGACGGTCGTGATGACCGCCTTCCGGTTGCCGATCCTCCGGTCGCTGCCGCCGTCGGCGAACTTCTGGGCGAAGTACGTCGGTGACGGCCACCCCGAGGAGTACACCGGAATGGGGATCGTCCTTCACTTCCTCTACGGGATCACCTTCGGCGCGCTGTTCGGCCTGCTGTATCCCCGGGTGAACCTCCCCGGGTCGGCGACCGAGACCGAGGGCGTCGTCTGGGGGACGCTCTTCGGCCTCGCGCTCTCGGCCTTCGGCGAGCGCGTGATGCTGAACTGGCTGCTCGACATGGAACTCGACGCGGATGCCGAGACGGTCTTTCACGCCTCACACGCCGTCTACGGGATCGCGCTGGGCACGTGGGTCGGGTCGCGGATCGACCCCACCCGGAGCTACGAGGAGTACGAACACAGCCAGTAA
- a CDS encoding bifunctional methylenetetrahydrofolate dehydrogenase/methenyltetrahydrofolate cyclohydrolase gives MTTTIDGERVASGIRDDLGAAIDTLTDRGVTPGLATVLVGDDPASQTYVNMKQRDCEEVGINGIHVDLDGDASPAELYDVIEDLNADPAVHGYLVQDPVPEQIDYREVIRRIDPAKDVDGFHPENVGRLVAGDARFRPCTPHGIQKLLAAYDVETEGADVTIVGRSEIVGKPMANLLMQKSTDGNATVTVCHSRTEDLAGKTRGADIVIAACGVTELIDGSMIGEDATVIDVGISRVDADTEKGYELVGDVEFESAKEKAGAITPVPGGVGPMTRAMLLYNTVKAASAHEGVPVELP, from the coding sequence ATGACGACCACCATCGACGGGGAGCGGGTCGCGAGCGGGATTCGGGACGACCTGGGCGCGGCGATCGACACGCTCACGGATCGGGGCGTGACGCCCGGTCTGGCGACCGTCCTCGTCGGCGACGACCCCGCGAGCCAAACGTATGTAAACATGAAACAGCGCGACTGCGAGGAGGTGGGGATAAACGGGATCCACGTCGATCTCGACGGGGACGCCTCGCCCGCGGAACTCTACGACGTCATCGAGGACCTCAACGCCGATCCCGCGGTCCACGGCTATCTCGTGCAGGATCCCGTGCCCGAACAGATCGACTACCGCGAGGTGATCCGGCGGATCGACCCCGCGAAGGACGTCGACGGCTTTCATCCGGAGAACGTGGGTCGGCTCGTCGCCGGGGACGCCCGGTTCAGGCCGTGTACGCCCCACGGAATCCAGAAGCTCCTCGCGGCGTACGACGTCGAGACAGAGGGCGCGGACGTGACGATCGTCGGCCGCTCGGAGATCGTCGGCAAGCCGATGGCGAACCTGCTGATGCAGAAGTCGACCGACGGCAACGCCACCGTCACCGTCTGTCACTCCCGGACCGAGGATCTCGCGGGCAAGACCCGGGGTGCGGACATCGTGATCGCGGCCTGCGGCGTGACCGAACTGATCGACGGCTCGATGATCGGGGAGGACGCGACGGTGATCGACGTCGGGATCAGCCGGGTCGACGCCGACACCGAGAAGGGCTACGAACTCGTCGGGGACGTCGAGTTCGAGAGCGCGAAGGAGAAGGCGGGCGCGATCACCCCGGTCCCCGGCGGCGTCGGGCCGATGACCCGCGCGATGTTGCTCTACAACACCGTCAAGGCCGCGAGCGCCCACGAGGGCGTCCCCGTCGAACTACCCTAA
- a CDS encoding PadR family transcriptional regulator, with protein MHDLTGFQRDLLYVIVGEEEPHGLAIKEELEEYYEKEIHHGRLYPNLDTLVDKGLVEKGQRDRRTNYYTLTRRGRREIEARREWESRYVDL; from the coding sequence ATGCATGACCTGACAGGCTTTCAGCGCGATCTACTCTACGTCATCGTGGGGGAGGAGGAACCACACGGGCTGGCGATCAAGGAGGAACTGGAGGAGTACTACGAGAAGGAGATCCACCACGGGCGGCTCTATCCCAACCTCGATACGCTCGTCGACAAGGGGCTCGTCGAGAAGGGCCAACGCGACCGCCGGACCAACTACTACACGCTGACCCGCCGTGGACGCCGGGAGATCGAGGCGCGCCGCGAGTGGGAATCGCGCTACGTCGACCTCTGA
- a CDS encoding aspartate aminotransferase family protein — protein sequence MDRETAEPHVEEMPGGRAREWAAHHRRTAARSTYVYDFVWDITEEAEGPFCTDVDGNVLLDFTSHVAAAPLGYNNPLITDRLREFDLPDPTKIAGQDFYAGSPGTPFDPELPGPTQLMDRLIEITGEYGMDRVFLSNSGAEAVENAIKICYDASGGTRGITFEGGFHGRTLGALSLNRSKSVQRKGYPELPGIADVPYCDDRTCTPETCGCGFFREEGSALSSKLDPETGHLPLEDLAYLVIEPVQGEGGYRIPSDAFMREVAAVCDAYDVLVIADEIQTGLGRTGTMWGSDQSPIEPDVITCAKGLRVGATVSRSDVFPDEEARISSTWGAGDVLAAMQGVLTIDAIREEGLVENARERGEQAKALLRDAAPDGVVDVRGRGLLLAVEFDTKARREAVIEAALERGLLTLGCGYKTLRLLPPLDVTEREIDLGIDLLCEAVAAVDE from the coding sequence ATGGACCGCGAGACGGCCGAGCCACACGTCGAGGAGATGCCCGGCGGGCGCGCCCGCGAGTGGGCCGCCCACCACCGCCGAACGGCCGCCAGAAGCACCTACGTCTACGACTTCGTCTGGGACATCACTGAAGAGGCCGAGGGGCCGTTCTGCACCGACGTCGACGGCAACGTGCTGCTCGACTTCACGAGCCACGTCGCGGCCGCTCCACTGGGCTACAACAACCCCCTGATCACGGATCGGCTCCGCGAGTTCGACCTCCCCGACCCGACGAAGATCGCCGGCCAGGACTTCTACGCCGGGTCGCCCGGAACCCCTTTCGATCCCGAACTTCCGGGACCGACACAGCTCATGGACCGGCTGATCGAGATCACGGGCGAGTACGGGATGGACCGGGTCTTTCTCTCGAACTCCGGGGCAGAGGCCGTCGAGAACGCGATCAAGATCTGCTACGACGCGAGCGGGGGAACCCGGGGGATCACCTTCGAGGGCGGCTTTCACGGCCGGACGCTGGGCGCGCTCAGCCTGAATCGCTCGAAATCGGTCCAGCGAAAAGGGTATCCCGAACTCCCGGGGATCGCCGACGTGCCCTACTGCGACGACCGGACCTGCACGCCCGAGACGTGTGGCTGTGGCTTCTTCCGCGAGGAGGGATCCGCCCTCTCCTCGAAACTCGATCCCGAGACCGGCCACCTCCCGTTGGAGGACCTCGCCTATCTCGTCATCGAACCCGTGCAGGGGGAGGGGGGCTATCGGATCCCGAGCGACGCGTTCATGCGGGAGGTAGCGGCGGTCTGTGACGCCTACGACGTACTGGTGATCGCCGACGAGATCCAGACGGGCCTCGGCCGGACGGGGACGATGTGGGGCTCGGACCAGTCCCCGATCGAACCGGACGTGATCACGTGTGCGAAGGGGCTACGGGTGGGCGCGACGGTCTCGCGCTCGGACGTGTTCCCCGACGAGGAGGCCCGGATCTCCTCGACGTGGGGGGCCGGCGACGTCCTCGCCGCGATGCAGGGAGTCCTGACCATCGACGCGATCCGCGAGGAGGGGCTCGTGGAGAACGCCCGCGAGCGCGGCGAGCAGGCCAAGGCTCTGCTCCGGGACGCCGCCCCCGACGGGGTCGTCGACGTGCGCGGGCGGGGGCTGTTGCTCGCCGTCGAGTTCGACACCAAGGCGCGCCGCGAGGCGGTCATCGAGGCGGCGCTCGAACGGGGGCTGCTCACGCTCGGCTGTGGCTACAAGACCCTCCGACTGTTGCCGCCGCTCGACGTGACCGAGCGCGAGATCGACCTCGGGATCGACCTGCTGTGTGAGGCGGTCGCGGCCGTCGACGAGTAG
- a CDS encoding TRAM domain-containing protein, with product MSFLSKYFKGWSLRTTHPTLQPGKEVNVFLAEYDPGEEAALALVGDTRLYVSNAGPEHVGKRVRVAVREFQPDDSVGYGEFVEVVGESSYSG from the coding sequence ATGAGCTTCCTCTCGAAGTACTTCAAGGGGTGGTCGCTCCGCACCACACATCCGACCCTCCAGCCCGGAAAGGAGGTCAACGTCTTCCTCGCGGAGTACGACCCCGGCGAGGAGGCCGCCCTCGCGCTCGTGGGCGACACCCGTCTGTACGTCTCGAACGCGGGACCGGAACACGTCGGAAAGCGCGTCCGGGTCGCCGTCAGGGAGTTCCAGCCCGACGACTCCGTCGGGTACGGCGAGTTCGTCGAGGTCGTCGGTGAGAGCTCGTATTCGGGGTAG
- a CDS encoding MgtC/SapB family protein, giving the protein MNSVGLVVEGDLLRIVVAGALGLFLGLEREWSHKSAGIRTFSLISLLAAVFTVLDQPLLLAVGGLFVAVQGLLLAVQGLLVEESGLSLTTSVSMLVAYGVGVLVGTGRLIEGVTVAILSSLLLVLKRELHSFAWGLSREELRSTAEFAVLAFVVYPLLPAGDVPIAAAGFEVAVEPRVIWLMVVTVAGIGIVNYAIVRSYGGRGIAVTGFFGGLASSTAVVGTMLDHVRQRPAAASYAVAAILLADAAMAVRNLGIALAFTIDSPLLGAIVPLGAVVVGAVAIAAVIADWSEEVEMDLESPFSLRNALGFGAIFLLIVVSGGFAEAYLGTAGFYATAALSGLVSSAGATTSAVVLYRTGSLEHDVAVIAILLATASSLVVKAVLVAASADRGFARRVGIWTAVLLGIAGATVVVVLL; this is encoded by the coding sequence GTGAACAGCGTCGGCCTCGTCGTCGAAGGGGACCTCCTCCGGATCGTCGTAGCCGGGGCGCTCGGACTCTTCTTGGGGCTCGAACGCGAGTGGTCGCACAAGTCCGCCGGGATCCGGACGTTCTCGCTGATCAGCCTGCTGGCGGCCGTCTTCACCGTCCTCGATCAGCCGCTGTTGCTTGCGGTCGGCGGGCTGTTCGTCGCCGTGCAGGGGCTGTTGCTCGCGGTACAGGGGCTTCTCGTCGAGGAATCGGGCCTCTCGTTGACGACCAGCGTCTCGATGCTCGTCGCCTACGGCGTCGGGGTGCTCGTTGGGACGGGCCGACTCATCGAGGGCGTGACCGTCGCGATCCTCTCCTCGCTGTTGCTCGTCTTGAAGCGGGAACTCCACAGCTTCGCGTGGGGGCTCAGCCGCGAGGAACTGCGTTCGACCGCCGAGTTCGCCGTCCTCGCGTTCGTCGTCTACCCGCTCCTCCCCGCCGGGGACGTCCCGATCGCCGCGGCGGGCTTCGAGGTGGCGGTCGAACCGCGCGTGATCTGGCTGATGGTCGTCACCGTCGCGGGGATCGGCATCGTCAACTACGCGATCGTCCGCTCGTACGGCGGTCGTGGGATCGCCGTCACCGGCTTTTTCGGTGGGTTGGCCTCCTCGACGGCGGTCGTCGGGACGATGCTGGATCACGTCCGCCAGCGTCCGGCGGCCGCCTCCTATGCGGTGGCGGCGATCCTGCTCGCGGACGCCGCGATGGCCGTGCGCAATCTCGGGATCGCGCTCGCGTTCACCATCGATTCTCCCCTGTTGGGGGCGATCGTCCCGCTGGGGGCGGTGGTCGTCGGGGCGGTCGCCATCGCCGCGGTCATCGCCGACTGGAGCGAGGAGGTCGAAATGGACCTAGAGAGCCCCTTCTCGCTTCGCAACGCGCTGGGGTTCGGCGCGATCTTCCTGCTGATCGTCGTCTCCGGGGGGTTCGCGGAGGCGTATCTGGGGACCGCCGGCTTCTACGCGACGGCGGCGCTCTCGGGGCTGGTCTCCAGCGCCGGTGCGACGACCTCGGCGGTCGTGCTCTACCGGACCGGATCGCTGGAGCACGACGTGGCCGTGATCGCCATCCTGCTGGCGACCGCCTCCAGCCTCGTCGTGAAGGCGGTCCTCGTCGCGGCGAGCGCCGACCGCGGGTTCGCCCGTCGGGTGGGGATCTGGACGGCCGTCCTGCTGGGGATCGCGGGGGCGACGGTCGTGGTGGTGTTGCTCTGA
- a CDS encoding A/G-specific adenine glycosylase, whose amino-acid sequence MSGADSLPDDLEGVRESLIEWYRRDHRDFPWRRTDDPYAILVSEVMSQQTQLERVEEAWAAFLERWPDAEALAAADRSAVVGFWTDHSLGYNNRAKYLHEAARQVGEEFGGEFPEEPDDLRELQGVGPYTANAVASFAFDNGDAVVDTNVKRVLYRAFDVPDDDSAFEETAGELMPAGESRVWNNAIMELGGVACRKTPRCDEAGCPWREWCRAYETGDFTAPDVPTQPTFEGSRRQKRGRAIRVLKEYDELPLDELGPRVRVDYGGETGEEWLRGLVSDLADDGLVEIEGDRVRLRR is encoded by the coding sequence ATGAGTGGGGCGGATTCGTTGCCGGACGACCTCGAGGGGGTACGCGAGTCGCTGATCGAGTGGTATCGACGGGATCACCGCGACTTCCCGTGGCGCCGTACCGACGACCCCTACGCGATCCTCGTCAGCGAGGTGATGAGCCAGCAGACCCAGCTGGAGCGCGTCGAGGAGGCGTGGGCGGCGTTCCTCGAACGGTGGCCCGACGCCGAGGCGCTCGCGGCGGCGGATCGCTCCGCAGTGGTGGGCTTCTGGACCGACCACAGCCTGGGCTACAACAACCGCGCGAAGTACCTCCACGAGGCCGCCCGCCAGGTAGGGGAGGAGTTCGGCGGGGAGTTTCCCGAGGAGCCCGACGACCTCCGGGAGCTACAGGGCGTCGGCCCCTACACCGCGAACGCGGTGGCGAGTTTCGCGTTCGACAACGGCGACGCCGTGGTCGACACGAACGTCAAGCGCGTGCTGTACCGCGCGTTCGACGTGCCGGACGACGACTCGGCCTTCGAGGAGACGGCAGGAGAACTCATGCCCGCCGGCGAGTCGCGCGTCTGGAACAACGCGATCATGGAACTGGGCGGGGTGGCCTGCCGGAAGACGCCGCGGTGTGACGAGGCGGGCTGCCCGTGGCGAGAGTGGTGTCGCGCCTACGAGACCGGCGACTTCACCGCGCCGGACGTGCCGACCCAGCCGACGTTCGAGGGGTCCCGGCGGCAGAAACGCGGGCGGGCGATCCGCGTTCTCAAGGAGTACGACGAACTCCCGCTCGACGAACTGGGGCCCCGAGTCCGGGTCGATTACGGCGGCGAGACCGGCGAGGAGTGGCTCCGTGGTCTCGTCTCCGACCTCGCCGACGACGGGCTGGTCGAGATCGAGGGCGACCGGGTGCGGCTCAGACGGTAG